tgataattaacctggaatccaaagttctcccacacttgggatttaaatgacaggggggcatcttcaagctccggttttctgttgtcgctcgccatgcagttcgctagtagacatcaatccacacacagtcgcgatcgcgctctgctactgctactacgtGCGGAGGTCGCGCACGTGCGAGCCGAGCCTAAGCctaaacggtccggggggaactccgacttcaagttttaagttccgcaccgtaaaacaagcctttacattcaccatattaacgctatgtacgccacatttacggaccgcggtacacctctgtaaccgcaccgaagtgcctgtaccgtgacggttcggttcaaatacgtgtaccgttacatcCCTAGTTGAAAGTGAACCGAGCTAATCAGGTTAAGcaagattttattttttcgaTGGTTAACATCAATGgattttcttttattagctaagaAAAATTGAAgcacatttaaaatatttttttgcagtTTCAGGATTAACCTCGTCAATAGTTCTGATCGTTATTGTcctttaatttaaacaaaaaataaaatagggaAGCTATGATATTGAAGTGATAGTTGTGTGTTCACATACCTTTGTCACGAATCATGAATCATGAATCGACCTAATGTGAGCCAAAAACAAACATTATCCAATGGTACACAACACTTTCAGCACTCACGTTTCACCGCGGGTCTCTTGTCCGTGCTGCCGTTCCGGTCCTCATAAGACTGTAGCCGCTTGGGGTCGATCTCTTGCAGCACGCTAACCTCAGACCAGTCGTCGTCATCGCTGTCCGGAGCCTTAACGGCCGCCGCCTTCACGACGTTCCCGGCTGGTGCCCGTTGCTGATTGGGCGTGGAGGCGAGTGCGGGCCGCGCTGGAGTCTGCTGCCGTGCGACCGGGCTGGGTCTGCCGGCTGTGTTCTGGAGCACAACGGGGGCCCGCTGAGGTCTGGATGCTTGCGGGGACGGCCCCTAGGGTCCTGAGAGCGCCCGCGCATCCTTCTTAgatcctcctcgtcctcttcctcgtcgtcatcctcagtgtcctcttcctcctctgagtCTTCGTTGAGCTGAAAGGAGGTGTCCTGAAGCTGAGAGTCGAGACGCATGATTAGCTTCAGTGCGATTAGCACTGCTAGCATTAGCACGGTTAGCATAATTgctagattcatcatgttactTCGTTGCTATTATGAGAATTCCCATGCAAAGCCATGTCCCAGTGAATCTCGTGTTTTAGCGTAGACGACAGTGCGACCACTACTGTTGTCGTTTTCCATACTTGGGTACGGCAGCCTTGGCCGGGTTCCTGGCTCTGCTGGTCAAGGTCTTCGGTTGGTCGACAGTACTGGTCCTGGGTGTTGGCTGGGGGGTCTTGGCCTGTTTTGCCGGAGGTCCAGACACCACCTGAGTCACCCTGGAGGGGAGGCTACTGGACCGAGGTCTGTTTTGACTcgctggacacacaaacacacacacaaacacacacacacaaagtaagtACCATGTTGTGGATCAGCAGTGAGTCAGTGGAGCTTTGCTAGGTCGTTAAAGAAAATAAGTTAGCGTTAGTCTAAGATAGAGCTTCATAAAagagtgtgttcagtgtgatCACAACAAATTACCGCATTCCTTTCTAAAAAGCGCTTAAGGACTTGGCTAGACACAGTTGGCTTATTTGTTTAACTCATTAGCGGGGACTAACTCACATGAAGTGTCTAAGTACTGTTTGATAACTGGTATTGAACTATGTTGGCTCTGTCTTGGAAGTTTGAAAGCCAAGAAgtcaattgtttttatttaacatgTGGTTAGCGCAGCAGCTCCAAACCTTTGCTCGTGACTCCAAAATCCCTTTTTTCCACCGTTTCCACCGTGCATGATATTAAAGtttacatattataccaccaggcagggccgttgCAACAAGTCCTGGGCTCCtgtacaagaggtactgatgggcccccctgcgctgaattggggggggggcgtggaaggagcaattgttgacggggggggggcctagtactatgggctggtagttattttttttttttttttttttattgccatgggccccccctgggctgtgggcccctagaatcgtcatcacctttcccCTTTACGACGGCCCTGCCACCAGGGTTGGAGTGTGagtagccgttacaagccgttttgaaaatctgcctcttcttgcatcacaagtgggcgtttccacttagatgtatgacggatagatcatCGTCAAGCCTACCTAGTGGActgaagcaaacgttgctcatctatcaggcacacatctaggtggacacgcccacttgtgatgtcagaagaggcagatttcaaaacggcttgtaacggctactCACACTCCAACCCTGGTGGCAGGGCCGTCgtaaaggggtgaaaggtgatgacgattctaggggcccacagcccagggggggcccatggcaataaaaaaaaaaaaaaaaaaagtaactaccagcccatagtactaggcccccccccgtcaaacaattgctccttccacgcccccccccaattcagcgcagggggcccatcagtacctcttgtacaGGAGCCCAGGACTTGTTGcaacggccctgcctggtggtataatatgtaaaCTTTAATATCATGCACGGTGGAAACGGTGGAAAAAAAGGGATTTTGGAGTCACGAGCAAAGGTTTGGAGCTGCTGCGCTAACCAcatgtaaataaaaacaattgacTTCTTGGCTTTCAAACTTCCAAGACAGAGCCAACATAGTTCAATACCAGTTATCAAACAGTACTTAGACACTCATGTGAGTAGTCCCCGCTAATGAGTTAACAAATAAGCCAACTGTGTCTAGCCAAGTCCTTAAGCGCTTTTTAGAAAGGAATGCGGTAATTTGTTGTGATCACACTGAACACTCTTTTATGAAGCTCTATCTTAGACTAACGCTAACTATTTTCTTTAACGACCTAGCAAAGCTCCACTGACTCACTGCTGATCCACAACATGGTacttactttgtgtgtgtgtgttgtgtgtgtgtgtttgtgtgtccagcgAGTCAAAACAGACCTCGGTCCAGTAGCCTCCCCTCCAGGGTGACTCAGGTGGTGTCTGGACCTCCGGCAAAACAGGCCAAGACCCCCCAGCCAACACCCAGGACCAGTACTGTCGACCAACCGAAGACCTTGACCAGCAGAGCCAGGAACCCGGCCAAGGCTGCCGTACCAAGTATGGAAAACGACAACAGTAGTGGTCGCACTGTCGTCTACGCTAAAACACGAGATTCACTGGGACATGGCTTTGCATGGGAATTCTCATAATAAGCAACGGAagtaacatgatgaatctagcAATTATGCTAACCGTGCTAATGCTAGCAGTGCTAATCGCACTGAAGCTAATCATGCGTCTCGACTCTCAGCTTCAGGACACCTCCTTTCAGCTCAGACGAAGactcagaggaggaagaggacactgaggatgacgacgaggaagaggacgaggaggatcTAAGAAGGATGCGCGGGCGCTCTCAGGACCCTAGGGGCCGGTCCCCGCAAGCATCCAGACCTCAGCGGGCCCCCGTTGTGCTCCAGAACACAGCCGGCAGACCCAGCCCGGTCGCACGGCAGCAGACTCCAGCGCGGCCCGCACTCGCCTCCACGCCCAATCAGCAACGGGCACCAGCCGGGAACGTCGTGAAGGCGGCGGCCGTTAAGGCTCGGACAGCGATGACGACGACTGGTCTGAGGTTAGCGTGCTGCAAGAGATCGACCCCAAGCGGCTACAGTCTTATGAGGACCGGAACGGCAGCACGGACAAGAGACCCGCGGTGAAACGTGAGTGCTGAAAGTGTTGTGTACCATTGGATAATGTTTGTTTTTGGCTCACATTAGGTCGATTCATGATTCATGATTCGTGACAAAGGTATGTGAACACACAACTATCACTTCAATATCATAGCTtccctattttattttttgtttaaattaaaggACAATAACGATCAGAACTATTGACGAGGTTAATCCTGAAactgcaaaaaaatattttaaatgtgcTTCAATTTTtcttagctaataaaagaaaatcCATTGATGTTAACCAtcgaaaaaataaaatcttgCTTAACCTGATTAGCTCGGTTCACTTTCAACTAGGgatgtaacggtacacgtatttgaaccgaaccgtcacggtacaggcacttcggtgcggttacagaggtgtaccgcggtccgAAATgcggcgtacatagcgttaatatggtgaatgtaaaggcttgttttacggtgcggaacttaaaacttgaagtcggagttcccccggaccgtttagccttATTAGGCTCGGCTCGCACGTGCGCGACCTCCGCacgtagtagcagtagcagagcgcgatcgcgactgtgtgtggattgatgtctactagcgaactgcatggcgagcgacaacagaaaaccggagcttgaagatgcccccctgtcatttaaatcccaagtgtgggagaactttggattccaggttaattatcacaatggggaaagacgagtggacaagtcgaaagctgtgtgcagacattgttcaacagcgatcgtctatgcaaatggaaaacacatcgaacatgcacaaaattttcgcccccggtacaattttaacgtgacagcaccatccagggttactgtcaccgctgcgaaatgaaaaaaagttgttcaaaccgttcaaacccagccctacactatttaatcaaccctacacctgtctgggaattcagaacgggcaaatgccatcaccaggtctattggtgtttcattgcctctgacctacgagaggcaatgaaaacaccaatagattatAAATACATAAGCTGTGATTTAAGTTAAGGCTgcagttgcacttttatttaatgattgatatttatatttatgagaacTTCAGAGCTTTAGGAATTTTAGGAGCTGCaggaatattttctttaaacccttaaagtttacatactctttgtttacataccagcttaaagagcctagactgagcattaacactggatttttcattaattttatgttagggttattggagaattgctgcagtattttttttatatttgttacacattttatttgtatgtttcatactgacagctaaaactgttgtgtttaattCGTTACTAATTAAAGTTATGTTTGTTCTGTCAAGCAATCCGTTTTTTCACCATaactatgaaccgaaccgtcctgtaccgtaccgtgacttcaaaaccgaggtacgtaccgaaccgtgactgttgtgtaccgttacacccctactttcaaccaatcagaggccacgGTGCGGGAGTTGGCTGTGAAAGTGGAGAACAAGCTGGCGGAGAGAGGCGGGCgacggccagcagggggcgtgaACGTCGCACCGAAGAGTACAAAgaaaacagaggaggaggatgtagtTCAGGAGCTACTGGTGAGGGCCCCTTTTCTTCTCGAGACCAGTGGTTGCAAGACGCTGTGCCTTTCATAATAACACACTTTGTTTGTATAGTGATATCTAGACACTCACCGGAACTTCACAATGGGAATAAAAAGTAGGAGTagagaataaataaagaatctAAAGAGCAATTTGCCATATAGTTTTATTTGTATtactttctatatatatattttaattaattattccTCACAAACAGACCTACTGTACATTCTTTAGATATTTTCATATTGAGTTCTTCtgttaaatatttatatttattttagtaCACAGATCTAGAGGAGAGCAGTGATTGGGCGGTGTCGTCCCTGGAGGAGCCGGGTCACATCCTGGCTCTCCCCAAGTCGGGCCCCAAGGGGCCCCCACCGACCAGGAAGAGTCTGGACTCGTCCAGCACTAGCGTCTGGGGAACCTCCACGGGCAAGGGACAGAAATCCGGTAAGGGGCCACACCACAATTTGTCATGAAATATTGTGAACATGTTTAAATACCTCTAGATTTGTATTGCCTCGctgtactttatttattttaattaaaccTATGAATGTTTTCCATTAGCCTCTGTGGCTTGAGAGTAGCTACAGTTATAGCTATATGATGATATGAAGCTATTTAAAGATTACcgagaaaaaaaaatcgattcaTAGCAAAATAATCCCTGTATGGATTGACACGTGACAGTTGTGATTTATTCCTTGAGAAGCATTCTATGTTTTAATGGAGTAAACAGctgcagaagaaaaaaatgacatAGTTAGACTTAGACTTAAAGACTTGCTTCATTGTCATTCAATAAACACAGCATCAGTGCATATATTAAAGGCCCTTCGTTACCTTGGCTCACGGTGGGAGTGGACATATAAATATAGGAACATTAAAATATTCACAGAACATAAAGTGCTGGTATTAAACAGGTTAAAATGACTGAGTGTATTAAAAGGATAATGATAAACGAATCAAGTGACAAAGGGATATTGCACTCAAAGGTAGAAGTTATAGTCCAGTGAGGATCCcatggagggtggggggtgttACAGTCCATAGATGGGggtttattatatatatatattaattaacagATTCCCTCGAAGCTCATTCGTTGTGGTCGCGTGTTTCTCAGGAGTGACGGACACCGCGGGGGCCGGCAGCACGCTGAAGAGCAGCCTGATCTCACTCAGCGACTTCAGCGACTCAGAAGACATTTAGCATTGCACACCCTACTGTTCTGACCCCACATGAACCCTGGAATGTCTTTGATGACCCCTTTATATATGATTTATGAGATTATTTTACCCTATAGGTACTGCTTTTATAGTGTCCGATTTATATGTGACAGAATCTTTTTGTAgattttgttgatattttctCCTTTATACATTCATACAAGCAATAAATTGGGCTCTTTGTTCAATTAAATATTTCCATTCTGTCCATTGAATgttcaaaaacaacaaaaaagaatgTAAAAGAACGACATGAGACGTTTAGGGAGAAGGCCCTATGTTGCAATTTGTCTCAATTGCTTTATttacataaacaacaacaatatcaaCCCAAAGAACCACCAATCTGCTAACGATAATCTAGTTCGCTCTTGTTGCTCACCAATCAGGGATCTGCTACCAGGTGACTGACCAATCATTGGGCAGGGGAGGGTTGCAGCATCCTTAGGGCGGGCCCAGTATTAGAAGGTTAGTGTTTTGGCTGAGGTAGGATTGAGGGTCTGTGTTAG
The nucleotide sequence above comes from Gadus chalcogrammus isolate NIFS_2021 chromosome 4, NIFS_Gcha_1.0, whole genome shotgun sequence. Encoded proteins:
- the LOC130380958 gene encoding cilium assembly protein DZIP1-like, giving the protein MLWISSQDPPANTQDQYCRPTEDLDQQSQEPGQGCRTQGPSPQASRPQRAPVVLQNTAGRPSPVARQQTPARPALASTPNQQRAPAGNVVKAAAVKAPDSDDDDWSEVSVLQEIDPKRLQSYEDRNGSTDKRPAVKQATVRELAVKVENKLAERGGRRPAGGVNVAPKSTKKTEEEDVVQELLYTDLEESSDWAVSSLEEPGHILALPKSGPKGPPPTRKSLDSSSTSVWGTSTGKGQKSGVTDTAGAGSTLKSSLISLSDFSDSEDI